From a region of the Candida albicans SC5314 chromosome 1, complete sequence genome:
- the NRP1 gene encoding Nrp1p (Ortholog(s) have cytoplasmic stress granule, nucleolus localization) gives MSDIYIIIHISTTCDDSPTFVTKDSSELIEFAWETVDSVTLETLYKGSNLVRPTNTPITPYCSKIHRITWDNVKNAGSFKDAITNFDQYVQEHIISKKKEFSIVMFDISKLRVQLVREARDKSVVLPSYLQHPRIFDLPREYLNWQSSHPETLSYPPTSLTNIITALEVEVENISEYVDLPNFSSTPSPSKASATTTTTTANVTAIDVLSSETEPNGKVIANLHAKIAKQLIKKSIPVENHPNVFTRPFDSAQDITAFTSERSKVLYLSNLPNDTTQSELESWFTQYGGRPGGFWTFKSADDNNNNNNNNSNGGKGYQNARKYGISGFVAFNTHEEAVDCLALNGRVLNDRPIEVQASSSKVFDMAMDKLLLTSFPLSKNRPRPGDWTCLSCGFSNFQRRTHCFRCSFAAVAFQDVFNSNTGNANGNGNVSGNHNHNHNSGARRGMNLQPAQANEKIGTGNISIPSYNDPIKGPTGNVTNHLNNSETNLSNNTNLNNNNHHSNNYHNNYHHHNNNNNNHGNSNGNTIHGRSHYNNSVPFRAGDWKCENCMYHNFAKNLCCLKCGVAKPAINNQQNNTIHSVNSTAAAIAAATASGQPLNLNNNAFLNLQQQQSQSQPQGQHHYNQHSRNNNASGASKFNNGYNPKNQYYNNNSKNLSNNFGLNGMHQQNQNQILMYSQQLQQQQQQQQHDLNGSSSSHQSKLQLNNTEGLYRTSGQPNLGYPSINHEVSGPATLRDVSNNSPALNSSSLNSLANHMNSLNLNQ, from the coding sequence ATGAGtgatatttatattattattcatatTTCTACTACCTGTGATGACTCGCCGACATTTGTCACTAAGGATTCTTCCGagttaattgaatttgctTGGGAAACAGTCGATAGTGTCACTTTGGAAACTTTATACAAAGGATCAAACTTGGTTCGTCCAACCAACACACCTATCACACCTTACTGCTCGAAGATTCATAGAATAACATGGGACAATGTCAAAAATGCTGGGTCGTTCAAAGACGCCATCACAAACTTTGATCAATACGTACAAGAACACATAATTTCCAAGAAAAAGGAGTTTTCAATTGTGATGTTTGACATTTCCAAATTGAGAGTTCAGTTGGTTCGTGAAGCTAGAGACAAATCCGTGGTTTTACCCTCGTATCTACAACATCCAAGGATTTTTGATTTACCAAGAGAATATTTAAATTGGCAATCTAGCCACCCTGAAACATTATCATACCCCCCAACTTCTTTAACTAATATTATTACTGCATTAGAAGTTGAGGTTGAGAATATATCTGAATATGTCGACTTGCCAAACTTTTCTTCCacaccatcaccatcaaaAGCTTCAGCAACAACGACGACGACAACTGCAAATGTCACAGCCATTGACGTCCTTTCCAGTGAAACAGAACCAAATGGTAAAGTCATTGCAAATTTGCACGCCAAAATTGCCaaacaattgatcaaaaaatCCATCCCTGTTGAGAATCACCCTAATGTATTTACAAGACCTTTTGATTCGGCTCAAGATATCACTGCTTTTACATCAGAAAGATCAAAAGTACTCTATCTTTCCAACTTGCCAAACGACACCACACAATCAGAGTTGGAATCATGGTTCACTCAGTATGGTGGAAGACCAGGTGGGTTTTGGACTTTTAAGTCTGCAGatgataacaataataataacaacaacaatagcaaTGGCGGGAAAGGATATCAGAATGCGAGAAAATATGGTATTTCAGGGTTTGTGGCCTTTAATACTCATGAGGAAGCAGTTGATTGTTTAGCTTTGAATGGGAGAGTGTTGAATGATCGTCCTATTGAAGTTCAAGCGTCTTCTAGTAAAGTGTTTGATATGGCCATGgataaattgttgttgactcTGTTCCCACTCTCAAAGAATAGACCTAGACCCGGGGATTGGACTTGTTTATCTTGTgggttttcaaatttccaGAGAAGAACACACTGTTTCAGGTGCTCTTTTGCGGCAGTGGCGTTTCAGGATGTTTTTAACAGTAATACAGGCAATGCCAACGGTAATGGCAATGTTAGCggcaaccacaaccacaaccacaataGTGGAGCTCGCCGTGGCATGAATTTACAGCCTGCTCAAGCTAATGAGAAAATTGGAACAGGCAATATTAGTATTCCTTCTTACAACGATCCAATCAAGGGTCCAACAGGTAATGTCACTAATCACCTCAACAATTCTGAGACCAATTTACTGAACAACACTAAtcttaacaacaacaatcatcATAGTAATAATTATCACAATAACTACCatcaccacaacaacaataataacaatcaTGGGAATAGCAATGGTAACACCATACATGGTCGTTCCCATTATAACAATAGTGTTCCATTTAGAGCAGGTGACTGGAAATGTGAAAATTGCATGTATCACAATTTCGCCAAAAATTTGTGTTGTTTAAAATGTGGTGTCGCCAAACCTGCTATtaacaatcaacaaaataatacaattcATTCGGTGAATTCAACGGCCGCTGCCATAGCTGCAGCAACAGCCAGTGGTCAACCTTTAAACTTGAATAATAATGCATTTTTGAACcttcagcaacaacagtCTCAGTCACAACCCCAAGGTCAGCACCATTACAACCAACATTCTCGTAACAACAATGCTTCTGGGGCATCAAAGTTCAACAATGGCTACAACCCAAAGAATCAGTAttacaataataatagcaAGAATCTTAGCAACAATTTTGGTCTTAATGGTATGCATCAgcaaaaccaaaatcaaattttgatgTATTCACAACaattgcaacaacaacagcaacagcaacaacatgATTTAAATGGAAGTAGCTCTTCCCATCAACTGAaacttcaattgaataatactGAAGGATTATACAGAACAAGCGGACAACCAAACTTAGGATATCCTAGTATCAATCATGAAGTATCCGGTCCTGCTACTTTAAGAGATGTTTCAAACAACTCGCCTGCATTGAATAGCTCATCACTTAACTCATTAGCCAATCATAtgaattcattaaatttaaatcaatag
- the DPM1 gene encoding dolichyl-phosphate beta-D-mannosyltransferase (Dolichol-phosphate mannose synthase catalytic subunit; filament induced; Tup1-regulated; flow model and rat catheter biofilm repressed) has translation MTQNKYSVILPTYNEKRNLPILIYLLNKTFTANKLDWEVIIVDDNSPDGTQEIAKKLIDIFGPEHIQLRPRAGKLGLGTAYVHGLQFVTGNFVIIMDADFSHHPEAIPEFIAKQKSQDYDIVTGTRYAGDGGVFGWDFKRKLISRGANFLASVVLRPHVSDLTGSFRLYKTDVLRKIIDVTQSKGYVFQMEMMVRAKAMGFTVGEVPISFVDRLYGESKLGGDEIVQYAKGVWTLFTSV, from the coding sequence ATGACCCAAAACAAGTATTCAGTTATATTGCCAACATATAACGAAAAGAGAAATTTACCAATTTTAATCTACTTGTTGAACAAGACATTTACTGCCAACAAATTGGATTGGGAAGTAATTATTGTTGACGATAATTCACCAGATGGAACTCAAGAAATTgccaaaaaattaattgatatatttGGACCAGAACACATTCAATTAAGACCAAGAGCTGGTAAATTAGGTTTGGGTACTGCCTATGTCCATGGATTACAATTTGTTACTGGTAATTTCGTAATAATCATGGATGCTGATTTCAGTCATCATCCAGAAGCCATACCTGAATTCATTGCCAAACAAAAATCACAAGATTATGACATTGTCACCGGTACCAGATATGctggtgatggtggtgtCTTTGGATGGGatttcaaaagaaaattgatttctaGAGGAGCCAACTTTTTGGCTAGTGTTGTATTGAGACCTCATGTTAGTGATTTAACTGGTTCATTCAGATTATACAAGACTGACGTGTTGAGAAAAATCATTGACGTCACTCAATCAAAAGGTTATGTTTTTCAAATGGAAATGATGGTTAGAGCAAAGGCAATGGGGTTCACAGTTGGTGAAGTGCCAATCAGTTTTGTTGATAGATTGTACGGAGAATCAAAATTAGGTGGTGatgaaattgttcaatatgCCAAAGGTGTTTGGACTTTGTTTACAAGTGTTTAA
- the UBA2 gene encoding E1 ubiquitin-activating protein (Ortholog(s) have SUMO activating enzyme activity, role in protein sumoylation and SUMO activating enzyme complex localization): protein MSKDIYLKKILGEECVSRIRNSKILMVGAGGIGCELLKDLVLTGYGEIHIVDLDTVTLSNLNRQFLFRQKDIDKSKSFTIASAVQSFNYLGVKLIPHHGNVMDTKQFPIEWWGQFNFIFNALDNLEARRYVNKMALFLRKPLMESGTTGYAGQIQPIYPYYSECFDCHPKETPKSFPVCTIRSTPSQPVHCITWAKEFLFRQLFDENDNSNSMNDANQIQNETDDKDELENLNKEANELIELRSKILSLDSNSFINELLKKIFKVDIERLLSIETLWKARKKPIPLDMTEYREALQQLLEQESSSSILTADTKVWTILENIYSLYKSSESIQKRLKSGNEPFITFDKDDEDTLIFVAAASNLRSFSFGIPLKSKFDIKEIAGNIIPAIATTNAIIAGFSSLSGTQFFQHQKDLTSSDFSNIFKRASSVFISIRPNKYITGDRLSKPAENCASDSLTARGVLTVALSDLAVLTLEGFIDRLAYKYGYSKEDISIQIGKSKLIYDVDFDDYLQTKLKDVPGVANGEVMLIQDDADELENLELYLNIKDDTVELKLPILELRPKKMVPQPNHNEENNSEYAKELEGGTILLDDDDDESFGNEIEILDDEEEEDMKIVEPPVKKRKLD, encoded by the coding sequence ATGTCGAAAgatatttatttgaagaagatacTTGGTGAAGAGTGTGTTTCTCGGATCCGAAACTCAAAAATCCTTATGGTAGGAGCAGGAGGTATTGGATGCGAATTACTTAAAGATTTAGTGTTGACTGGGTATGGGGAAATTCacattgttgatttggatACCGTtactttatcaaatttgaaCCGTCAATTTCTATTTCGTcaaaaagatattgataaatcaaaatcattcaCCATTGCCAGTGCCGTGCAATCATTTAATTATCTCGGAGTCAAGTTGATTCCTCATCATGGCAATGTCATGGATACAAAACAGTTCCCAATTGAATGGTGGGGAcagtttaattttatttttaatgcATTGGATAATTTAGAAGCCAGAAGATATGTAAACAAAATGGCATTGTTTTTGAGAAAGCCATTAATGGAAAGCGGGACTACTGGGTACGCTGGACAAATCCAGCCTATCTATCCGTATTACAGTGAATGTTTTGATTGCCATCCCAAAGAGACCCCCAAATCTTTCCCCGTATGCACTATCAGATCAACACCATCTCAACCAGTTCATTGCATTACCTGGGCTAAGGAGTTTTTGTTTCGTCAACTATTTGATGAAAAcgataattcaaattcaatgaatGATGCCAATCAGATTCAAAATGAAACAGACGACAAAGACGAGTTGGAGAATTTGAACAAAGAGGCcaatgaattaattgaattgcGTTCTAAAATTCTACTGTTAGATCTGAATTCctttattaatgaattgcTCAAAAAGATTTTTAAAGTGGATATTGAAAGATTATTGAGCATTGAAACTTTGTGGAAGGCTAGGAAAAAGCCCATTCCATTAGATATGACTGAATATCGAGAGGCATTACAGCAGTTATTAGAGCAGGAACTGAGTAGTTCAATATTGACTGCAGATACAAAAGTGTGGACCATTTTGGAAAACATCTATTCTTTGTACAAGTCCAGTGAGTCAATTCAAAAACGATTGAAATCTGGTAATGAACCATTTATTACATTTGataaagatgatgaagacactttaatttttgtaGCTGCTGCTTCAAATTTAAGATCTTTTAGTTTTGGCATTCCATTGAAATCCAAATTTGACATCAAGGAAATTGCCGGGAATATTATTCCTGCCATTGCCACTACCAATGCCATTATAGCCGGGTTTTCAAGTTTGTCCGGCACACAATTTTTTCAGCACCAAAAAGATCTTACAAGTTCAGACTTTAGTAACATTTTTAAAAGGGCATCTTCTGTGTTTATTAGTATAAGACCGAATAAGTACATTACTGGCGATAGATTATCAAAACCAGCTGAAAATTGTGCCAGTGATTCACTAACAGCAAGAGGAGTGCTCACAGTTGCATTGAGTGACCTTGCTGTTTTGACTCTCGAAGGATTCATTGATAGACTTGCTTATAAATATGGATATTCCAAAGAAGATATATCTATCCAAATTGGGAAATCGAAGTTAATTTATGATGTTGATTTCGATGACTATCTTCAAACCAAATTGAAGGACGTTCCTGGCGTGGCCAATGGAGAGGTCATGCTAATACAGGATGATGCTGACGAGTTAGAAAACTTAGAATTGTATTTGAATATAAAAGACGATACTGTCGAGTTGAAATTGCCAATATTAGAGTTGAGACCTAAAAAAATGGTCCCACAGCCAAATCATAATGAAGAGAACAATAGTGAGTATGCCAAGGAGTTAGAGGGAGGAACTATTTTattagatgatgatgacgatgagCTGTTTGGAAACGAAATCGAAATacttgatgatgaagaggaGGAAGATATGAAGATTGTAGAACCACCTGtaaagaagagaaaactTGACTAG
- the PFY1 gene encoding profilin (Profilin; functional homolog of S. cerevisiae Pfy1; hyphae, macrophage/pseudohyphal-induced; regulated by Nrg1, Tup1; gene lacks intron (unlike S. cerevisiae PFY1); complements growth of S. cerevisiae srv2 mutant; nonessential) — protein MSWQAYTDNLIANGKVDKAALYSRAGDALWAQSGSFELQQPEITEIAKGFDSAEGLQTSGLHVQGQKYFLLRADDRSIYGKHEAEGVICVRTKQTILIAHYPSGVQPGEATTLVEKLADYLINVGY, from the coding sequence ATGTCTTGGCAAGCCTACACTGATAACTTAATTGCTAACGGTAAAGTCGATAAAGCAGCCTTATATTCAAGAGCCGGTGACGCATTATGGGCCCAATCGGGATCATTCGAATTACAACAACCAGAAATCACTGAAATTGCCAAAGGTTTCGATAGTGCTGAAGGTTTGCAAACCAGCGGTTTACACGTTCAAGGCCAAAAGTACTTTTTGTTAAGAGCTGACGACAGATCAATTTATGGTAAACACGAAGCCGAGGGTGTTATTTGTGTTAGAACTAAACAAACTATTTTGATCGCCCATTATCCAAGTGGTGTTCAACCAGGTGAAGCTACCACtcttgttgaaaaattagcCGATTACTTGATCAATGTCGGTTATTAG
- a CDS encoding uncharacterized protein (Ortholog of C. parapsilosis CDC317 : CPAR2_804320, Candida tenuis NRRL Y-1498 : CANTEDRAFT_114112, Debaryomyces hansenii CBS767 : DEHA2G14938g and Candida orthopsilosis Co 90-125 : CORT_0A04360): protein MKPFPNNSLLLLGPVFLVASDFVITRFSQSGAPKKLANNTRQQASSSLSISSYNPHSYRSSWIQSQLEKEPPSK, encoded by the coding sequence ATGAAACCATTCCCTAATAATAGCTTGTTACTATTAGGACCAGTGTTTTTGGTTGCTAGTGATTTCGTTATCACCAGGTTTTCTCAATCAGGTGCACCTAAAAAGCTTGCAAACAATACAAGACAACAGGCATCTTCGTCcttatcaatatcatcataTAATCCACACTCGTACAGATCTAGCTGGATCCAAAGCCAACTAGAGAAAGAACCTCCCTCCAAATAA
- a CDS encoding uncharacterized protein (Protein of unknown function; Hap43-repressed gene; repressed by nitric oxide), translated as MLSGVRQQSKLFTKSISQVSKRYNSSHNHHHHEPESKPLEITFAKIFGVAAIAGGLLVYKNKDKTDKPLFSSKFFDEITTGERSHLRDEQYERKYKIGYLRTFDRDNGGIGQQLNKVSAYELPNNNLIPAHSPFGNQFGVGIKTNELGPRRERAQRFAPLQQPAEN; from the coding sequence ATGCTTTCTGGAGTAAgacaacaatcaaaattatttacaaaatcaatatcacAAGTTTCAAAAAGATACAATTCGTCACATAACCATCATCACCATGAGCCAGAATCAAAGCCATTGGAAATAACTTTTGCTAAAATATTTGGTGTTGCTGCCATAGCAGGAGGCCTTTTAGTTTACAAgaataaagataaaacCGACAAACCATTGTTCTCCTCAAAGTTTTTTGACGAAATCACCACTGGGGAACGTAGCCACTTAAGAGATGAACAATATGAGAGAAAATACAAGATTGGATACCTTAGAACCTTTGACAGAGATAACGGTGGTATAGGacaacaattgaacaaaGTATCTGCTTACGAATTGccaaacaacaacttaATCCCTGCCCATTCTCCATTTGGAAATCAATTTGGAGTTGGTATCAAGACTAATGAATTGGGACCTAGAAGAGAAAGAGCACAACGTTTCGCTCCCCTTCAACAACCAGCTGAAAATTAG